The following are encoded in a window of bacterium genomic DNA:
- a CDS encoding RuvX/YqgF family protein yields MRFLGIDYGTKHVGIAISDERGAVAFPKAVLVNIPGVVDEIAALAQAEGVQGVVVGESRRADGGENALQREIVRFKHTLESALPGVSVSLQHEGMSTQSARVAPKARRGVLSRERRAPAAAARRREPADARAAAVILQRFLDRQSHTKS; encoded by the coding sequence ATGAGATTTTTAGGCATTGACTATGGCACGAAACACGTTGGGATCGCGATTTCCGATGAGCGGGGAGCGGTTGCGTTTCCGAAGGCGGTGCTTGTGAACATTCCCGGCGTCGTTGATGAGATCGCAGCTCTGGCGCAGGCGGAGGGAGTTCAGGGCGTCGTGGTCGGAGAATCGCGTCGCGCGGATGGGGGAGAGAATGCGCTTCAGCGCGAGATAGTTCGATTTAAACACACGCTCGAGAGCGCGCTGCCGGGCGTGTCTGTTTCTCTACAGCACGAGGGGATGAGTACGCAGAGCGCGCGGGTGGCGCCTAAGGCGCGGCGTGGCGTTCTCTCGCGAGAGCGCCGCGCTCCGGCGGCCGCGGCGCGTCGGCGTGAGCCCGCTGATGCTCGTGCCGCGGCAGTGATTTTACAGCGGTTTCTTGATCGACAGTCTCACACTAAAAGCTAG
- the uppS gene encoding polyprenyl diphosphate synthase, protein MLWRKKQDGAIPEKATTVPCCVGIIMDGNRRFARARGLPTFEGHRRGYAKLKKLIEWAREIGISHVIVYAFSTENWNRAQDEVSYLMDLFRTMMNDLLTAATTQKTRVIFIGERERFSPDVVAGMKRVEEKTKIFSGLTLGVALSYGGRAEIISAIRSLSPTETIHLDETLFTKKLWTKDFPDPDMIIRTSGEYRLSGFLPWQSVYSELFFTDTYWPAFSKKEFFSLIKQYAERTRRHGR, encoded by the coding sequence ATGCTTTGGAGAAAAAAACAAGACGGTGCTATTCCCGAGAAAGCAACAACAGTGCCCTGCTGCGTCGGAATCATTATGGACGGCAACCGCCGCTTTGCTCGTGCGCGGGGCCTGCCAACATTCGAAGGGCATAGACGAGGATATGCGAAACTCAAAAAGCTTATCGAATGGGCCCGGGAAATCGGCATTTCACATGTTATTGTCTATGCGTTTTCGACGGAAAATTGGAATCGTGCCCAAGACGAAGTCAGTTATTTGATGGATCTTTTCCGCACGATGATGAATGATTTGCTCACGGCAGCAACAACACAAAAAACACGTGTTATTTTTATCGGTGAGCGAGAACGTTTTTCGCCTGATGTGGTGGCGGGGATGAAACGTGTTGAAGAAAAAACAAAGATATTTTCCGGTCTGACGCTTGGTGTGGCACTCTCGTATGGTGGACGAGCGGAAATTATTTCGGCGATTCGCTCTCTTTCCCCAACAGAAACTATACATCTCGATGAAACGCTGTTTACGAAGAAATTATGGACGAAGGATTTTCCCGATCCAGATATGATTATTCGTACGAGTGGGGAATATCGGCTCTCGGGCTTTTTGCCGTGGCAGTCGGTGTATAGCGAACTTTTTTTCACCGATACTTACTGGCCCGCTTTTTCAAAAAAGGAATTTTTTTCTCTGATTAAACAGTATGCCGAGCGCACGAGGCGTCATGGCAGATAA
- a CDS encoding RluA family pseudouridine synthase, translating into MPSARGVMADNYMAGTITVIYEDDVLIGINKPAGVLIHASDKEAGGTVADWATEHYPAIEGVGEPMRLADGSVLARPGIVHRLDRETSGVVLIAKTQEMFAYLKHAFQAREVSKTYNAFLYGVPHEHSGTITASIGRSRNDFRKFSAERGARGKLRDALTEYRVLETAGGFSFLEVRPKTGRTHQIRVHFKAIGHPVVCDRRYASARACALGFTRLALHARQLSLVMPSLVRLTLEAPLPEDFERALVLLDGMRAS; encoded by the coding sequence ATGCCGAGCGCACGAGGCGTCATGGCAGATAACTACATGGCGGGAACAATTACTGTTATATACGAAGATGACGTGCTCATAGGTATCAATAAACCAGCAGGTGTTTTGATACATGCGAGCGATAAGGAAGCAGGCGGCACGGTTGCCGACTGGGCCACGGAGCATTATCCGGCGATCGAGGGGGTCGGCGAGCCGATGCGGCTCGCCGACGGAAGCGTGCTCGCGCGCCCGGGGATCGTGCACCGACTTGATCGGGAGACCTCTGGTGTAGTGCTTATCGCAAAAACACAGGAGATGTTTGCGTATTTGAAACACGCATTTCAAGCGCGCGAGGTGAGTAAGACATATAATGCGTTTCTTTATGGTGTGCCGCACGAGCATTCTGGCACGATTACGGCTTCAATCGGCCGGAGTCGGAACGATTTTAGAAAGTTTTCTGCGGAGCGAGGGGCGCGCGGGAAACTTCGCGACGCACTGACCGAGTATCGCGTGCTTGAGACTGCGGGGGGCTTTTCTTTTCTCGAGGTGCGGCCGAAGACTGGCCGGACGCATCAGATCCGTGTTCATTTCAAGGCAATTGGGCACCCCGTTGTGTGTGACCGTCGGTACGCATCCGCCCGAGCCTGCGCGCTCGGCTTCACGCGCCTTGCGCTCCATGCACGGCAACTCTCGCTCGTTATGCCCTCTCTCGTGCGTCTCACACTCGAGGCGCCACTGCCGGAGGATTTCGAGCGGGCGCTCGTACTACTCGACGGCATGCGGGCGTCATAG
- a CDS encoding MFS transporter, with protein MKKLSPFSSLSIREYRLFLAGFFVSQMGSQMQAIAISWQMYEMTRSAVMLGLIGVVSFLPILLLSSVGGIAADTVNRKKLLVATQVFLALVALTLALTTASSAVSPALLFALVACNFAAMAFFGPVRQSIIPDLIPKTHLLNAVSLNTLARQAAVIVGPAIAGFLIALYGVQSIYFFNSVALVAMILTIIPLNIRPHHAEARASFSVHSFVEGVRFVKNSKIIFSTTLLDFFATFFGSATSLLPIFALDILAVDARGLGILYAATSAGAILAGLALSGLKHIEHQGRIILVAVSVYGIATIGFGLSRSFYLSLALLALAGAGDMVSVILRNTIRHTLTPGRLRGRMVGINLLFAAGGPKLGDAEAGLLAAATSAPFSVVAGGIGTLVATLLVARALPTLRHYKGEEIVV; from the coding sequence ATGAAAAAACTTTCCCCTTTTTCGTCACTCTCCATCAGGGAATACCGGCTCTTTCTCGCCGGCTTTTTTGTCTCGCAGATGGGTTCCCAGATGCAGGCTATTGCGATCAGCTGGCAGATGTATGAGATGACCCGCTCCGCCGTGATGCTCGGGCTCATCGGTGTCGTGAGTTTTCTGCCGATTCTTCTGCTTTCGAGCGTCGGTGGGATCGCGGCGGACACCGTGAACAGAAAGAAACTCTTGGTTGCCACCCAGGTCTTCCTGGCCCTCGTTGCTCTCACCCTCGCTCTCACAACAGCGTCTAGCGCAGTTTCTCCGGCGCTGCTCTTTGCGCTGGTGGCATGCAATTTTGCTGCGATGGCTTTCTTTGGGCCGGTGCGGCAATCCATCATCCCAGATTTGATCCCCAAGACGCACCTTCTTAACGCGGTCAGCTTAAACACGCTCGCGCGGCAGGCAGCGGTTATCGTCGGCCCCGCGATCGCCGGCTTTCTCATCGCGCTCTACGGCGTGCAGAGTATTTATTTCTTTAACAGCGTTGCGCTCGTCGCGATGATACTCACCATTATCCCGCTCAACATTCGCCCACACCACGCCGAGGCACGGGCGTCATTTAGCGTGCACTCGTTTGTGGAAGGGGTGCGATTCGTCAAAAACTCAAAGATTATTTTCTCGACAACCCTCCTCGATTTTTTTGCCACGTTTTTCGGATCCGCAACGTCGCTCCTGCCTATTTTCGCGCTGGACATTCTCGCGGTGGACGCCCGGGGGCTTGGGATCCTCTACGCGGCGACGTCCGCAGGCGCCATTCTTGCGGGACTTGCGCTGTCCGGCCTGAAACACATAGAACATCAGGGGCGGATTATACTTGTAGCGGTCAGCGTCTACGGCATTGCAACGATCGGGTTCGGGCTCTCACGTTCCTTTTATCTCTCGCTCGCGCTGCTCGCGCTCGCGGGGGCAGGCGACATGGTGAGCGTTATCCTGCGCAATACGATTCGACACACACTGACGCCCGGGCGCCTCCGGGGCCGGATGGTCGGCATCAATCTTCTGTTTGCAGCAGGGGGACCGAAGCTCGGGGATGCCGAGGCCGGGCTTCTCGCCGCGGCGACGTCGGCACCGTTCTCGGTCGTCGCGGGCGGCATAGGGACGCTCGTCGCGACACTCCTCGTCGCCCGCGCGCTCCCGACGCTGCGGCACTACAAAGGGGAAGAAATTGTGGTGTGA
- the rplS gene encoding 50S ribosomal protein L19, with product MAIVFTPVNRAARAKLGIRPGDTVRVSQKIQEKGKTRVQLFEGLVLGVRHGSEIGATFTVRRVASGVGVERIFPLHSPVIAKIEIVKRAKVRRAKLGYIRERAAREARRQLRRSRLEYRTTEDDTPKPVEVSDQQEGSNVVAG from the coding sequence ATGGCAATTGTTTTTACGCCGGTGAATAGGGCAGCGCGCGCTAAGCTCGGCATTCGGCCCGGGGACACGGTGCGCGTCTCGCAGAAAATACAAGAAAAGGGCAAGACGCGGGTGCAGCTCTTCGAGGGGCTCGTGCTCGGCGTGCGGCATGGGAGTGAGATCGGCGCGACATTTACAGTGCGGCGCGTCGCAAGCGGCGTCGGCGTCGAGCGCATTTTTCCCCTCCACTCGCCGGTCATCGCCAAAATCGAGATTGTGAAGCGCGCGAAGGTGCGCCGCGCGAAGCTTGGCTACATCCGCGAGAGAGCGGCGAGAGAAGCGCGCCGCCAGCTCCGCCGCAGCAGGCTCGAATACCGGACGACGGAGGACGATACACCGAAGCCGGTCGAGGTGAGCGACCAACAGGAGGGTAGTAATGTTGTTGCCGGGTAA
- a CDS encoding acylphosphatase — MKQKEILCRITGRVQMVMYRDFAKRNARRLHLVGTVQNMPDGSVRVEAEGREEDLRAFIEILKKGPLLSSVEHVAVAWNEPQGNYSDFRIVY; from the coding sequence ATGAAACAGAAAGAAATTTTGTGTCGCATTACCGGCCGTGTGCAGATGGTGATGTACCGCGACTTTGCGAAACGCAATGCTCGGCGGCTTCACCTTGTCGGGACGGTGCAAAATATGCCGGATGGTTCCGTACGAGTGGAGGCGGAGGGAAGAGAAGAGGACTTGCGAGCATTCATCGAGATCCTCAAAAAAGGTCCTCTACTTTCGTCTGTCGAGCATGTCGCTGTCGCATGGAACGAGCCGCAGGGAAACTATTCTGATTTCCGAATAGTGTACTAA
- a CDS encoding ROK family protein, protein MKTYAFAVDLGATNVRVGLICSDGRIIERLKVNTPRHGKTPGVIPQKIAAMLESVASKHRRIPILGVGVSSMGPLDYRRGGPLSSPNIPFAFVPLVAPLSKRFNLPVVLLNDCNAAVLGEQRFGAGRRRKNILYITISTGIGAGALVDGRLVLGRSGNAAEVGHMVIDTALNLPCTCGTGAGHWEGYASGRNIPRFFEAWTKANGCRTDFEPTDSKDLFERARAGESLSRRFLEELHRINGRAISNCIVAYDPEIITLGGSVALQNPTILAGIKKYADRYLALPKIQRTPLGDDAGLLGAAAAVFARGRQ, encoded by the coding sequence ATGAAAACGTATGCGTTTGCGGTTGATCTCGGGGCAACGAACGTTCGGGTCGGGCTTATATGCTCCGACGGGCGGATTATTGAGAGACTAAAAGTTAACACGCCGCGGCACGGAAAAACACCTGGTGTTATTCCTCAAAAAATTGCGGCGATGCTCGAGTCAGTCGCGTCGAAGCACAGACGCATCCCCATTCTCGGCGTCGGTGTATCTTCAATGGGCCCCCTCGATTACAGGCGCGGAGGCCCGCTCTCCTCGCCCAACATTCCATTTGCTTTTGTGCCACTGGTGGCCCCGCTCTCAAAAAGATTCAACCTGCCCGTTGTATTATTGAACGACTGTAATGCTGCGGTTTTGGGGGAGCAGCGGTTTGGTGCAGGCCGACGGCGCAAGAACATTCTGTATATAACAATCTCAACCGGCATTGGCGCTGGGGCGCTCGTTGATGGGAGACTTGTGCTCGGGAGAAGCGGCAACGCGGCTGAAGTGGGCCACATGGTCATTGACACCGCTCTTAATCTTCCCTGTACCTGCGGCACGGGAGCCGGGCATTGGGAGGGCTATGCGTCCGGACGGAACATCCCGAGATTTTTCGAAGCGTGGACGAAAGCCAATGGATGTAGAACTGACTTTGAGCCGACCGACTCCAAGGATTTGTTCGAGAGAGCTCGCGCGGGCGAGAGTCTTTCACGCCGTTTTCTCGAAGAGCTGCATAGGATTAACGGACGCGCAATCTCTAATTGTATCGTTGCGTACGATCCCGAAATAATCACGCTCGGAGGGTCGGTGGCACTCCAGAACCCCACTATTCTTGCGGGGATAAAGAAATATGCAGATCGCTACCTTGCGTTGCCAAAGATTCAACGAACGCCGCTTGGCGACGATGCCGGGCTTTTAGGCGCCGCAGCAGCAGTGTTTGCGCGGGGGAGGCAATAA
- a CDS encoding type II toxin-antitoxin system YafQ family toxin, whose amino-acid sequence MIIILHRRFEKRYRLLRLAEKRKFKERRDLFLADQFHPLLNNHPLAGKYDGYRGFNVGGDLRVIFKQLDRDTVVFVEIGPHDRLYG is encoded by the coding sequence ATGATTATTATTCTCCATAGGCGTTTTGAGAAGAGGTATCGGCTGCTCCGTCTTGCCGAGAAAAGAAAATTCAAGGAGCGACGCGATCTTTTTTTGGCGGATCAATTCCATCCGTTGCTCAACAATCATCCGCTCGCCGGGAAATATGATGGGTACCGGGGCTTTAATGTCGGCGGGGACCTACGAGTCATTTTTAAACAGCTCGATCGCGACACGGTCGTTTTTGTCGAAATCGGCCCGCATGATCGATTGTATGGATAA
- a CDS encoding DUF4065 domain-containing protein yields MIKHYFLLELRNKQGLSQAFVADKIGVSRASYIEIEKGAKELTLSQANKIAQIFNISFSDLIAGKVAPDVKVSLSEKAHSSPKQEMRIDVPQRHVKKFKEVLLYILKKVGSKPNVGMTVLYKLLYFIDFDFYEKFEEQLIGATYTRNHFGPTPVEFKKIVESMEKKGELETVKSKYFQHEQTKYLPRRDADISVLNAQEIKHIDEVLSRLSDKTATELSDYSHKDVPWLGTEEGQIIKYESVFYRTPETSVRIYDETDL; encoded by the coding sequence ATGATTAAGCACTATTTTCTACTAGAACTGCGTAATAAGCAGGGGCTTTCGCAGGCTTTTGTGGCTGATAAAATCGGTGTTTCTCGTGCGAGTTATATAGAAATTGAGAAGGGGGCAAAAGAACTCACTCTCTCCCAGGCGAACAAGATCGCCCAAATTTTTAATATTTCATTTTCAGATCTGATTGCAGGCAAGGTAGCTCCGGACGTCAAAGTTTCTTTAAGTGAAAAAGCCCACAGCTCCCCGAAACAGGAGATGCGTATTGATGTGCCCCAACGTCATGTTAAAAAGTTCAAGGAGGTTTTGCTTTATATACTTAAGAAAGTCGGCAGTAAACCAAATGTCGGTATGACGGTGCTGTATAAGCTACTCTACTTTATTGACTTTGATTTTTACGAAAAGTTTGAAGAACAGCTCATTGGAGCAACATACACACGGAATCATTTCGGACCGACTCCAGTTGAGTTTAAGAAGATCGTTGAGTCAATGGAGAAGAAAGGCGAACTAGAGACGGTCAAGAGCAAGTATTTTCAACACGAGCAAACCAAGTATCTTCCGCGAAGAGATGCTGATATTTCCGTCCTAAATGCCCAAGAAATCAAACATATAGACGAAGTGCTTTCTCGACTTTCCGATAAAACCGCGACTGAATTGAGCGACTACTCTCATAAAGATGTGCCCTGGCTTGGGACCGAAGAGGGGCAAATCATAAAATACGAATCTGTCTTTTATCGAACTCCGGAAACTTCCGTACGGATCTATGACGAAACTGACTTATAG